From Apis cerana isolate GH-2021 linkage group LG10, AcerK_1.0, whole genome shotgun sequence, one genomic window encodes:
- the LOC107994231 gene encoding UBA-like domain-containing protein 2 isoform X2: protein MSRAREKLTALSIFFQEAAIPPCAQGPGTHFGQITPCNTPATPPNFPDALLAFSKMSAGDKTPSGMSPSQNGLHQNSMQIGMAAQHHGGRCSVTGNAQQQTQSQQLGLGEPQR, encoded by the exons acTGCTCTTAGTATTTTCTTTCAAGAAGCTGCGATACCTCCCTGTGCACAAGGACCTGGTACACATTTTGGTCAA ATTACTCCATGTAATACACCGGCTACACCACCAAATTTCCCTGATGCACTCTTAGCGTTTTCCAAAATGTCTGCGGGCGACAAAACTCCTTCgg GAATGTCGCCAAGTCAAAATGGATTGCATCAGAATTCGATGCAGATCGGGATGGCGGCGCAACACCATGGAGGACGGTGTAGTGTAACCGGGAATGCGCAACAGCAAACACAGAGTCAACAATTGGGCCTAGGCGAACCACAGAGATAA